Proteins co-encoded in one Phycodurus eques isolate BA_2022a chromosome 21, UOR_Pequ_1.1, whole genome shotgun sequence genomic window:
- the ndufb4 gene encoding NADH dehydrogenase [ubiquinone] 1 beta subcomplex subunit 4, with product MAEYREAPLATRPKTLDPNEYFNVSPEYRRAEEARAALRANLKRQYQLQLNNPHRKELIDDPALTRWVYARGNPYAHFRPTYKTSLLGAMFGVFPLFFFYYVFKTDRDRREQRIKDGTLERKFSLSS from the exons ATGGCGGAGTACCGAGAAGCGCCCTTGGCTACGCGGCCGAAAACATTGGACccaaatgaatattttaatgtttcacCGGAGTATCGAAGGGCCGAGGAGGCCAGGGCTGCGCTGCGGGCGAATCTCAAGAGGCAGTACCAGCTTCAACTGAACAACCCGCATAGGAAAGAGCTTATT GACGATCCCGCCCTGACACGCTGGGTATACGCCCGTGGCAACCCCTACGCACACTTCAGGCCCACCTACAAGACGTCTCTGTTGGGGGCCATGTTTGGGGTTTTTccactcttcttcttctattacGTCTTCAAGACAGACAGG gacaGAAGAGAGCAGCGTATTAAAGACGGAACGCTGGAACGCAAGTTCAGTTTGTCATCGTGA
- the si:dkey-12l12.1 gene encoding uncharacterized protein si:dkey-12l12.1 isoform X1 → MGFTVWLCLLCLQASLLSHALDCSGGSPADLCVNTQTTDEQTGDRGLQRPMPSNEEQVLLRRKRQLEKRGHAYPVHSNLPGVISAKGFPNSLIQADRSRRHLAQAANKKKNKRKSRVGSFSLLSNDKKSNPLQVIRARRQVTNEQPKYGNSGRSEAFSVLGDPQNDRHNGRPKRSI, encoded by the exons ATGGGCTTTACTGTGTGGCTGTGTTTGCTCTGCCTGCAGGCGAGCCTGCTGTCTCATGCGCTTGACTGCTCGGGAGGAAGCCCGGCCGACTTGTGCGTCAACACCCAGACGACGGACGAGCAG ACGGGTGATCGGGGCCTGCAACGGCCAATGCCTTCAAATGAAGAACAG GTCCTGCTCAGGCGGAAGAGACAGTTGGAGAAGAGAGGCCACGCCTACCCGGTTCACTCTAACCTTCCTGGAGTAATCTCTGCGAAAGGCTTTCCAAACAGTCTTATCCAG GCTGACAGGTCCAGGCGACACTTGGCTCAAGCAGCgaataagaagaagaacaagcgTAAATCCCGTGTCGGCTCCTTTTCCCTCCTTAGCAACGATAAGAAATCCAACCCCCTACAG GTGATCAGAGCAAGAAGACAGGTGACGAACGAGCAGCCCAAATACGGCAATTCCGGTCGGTCCGAGGCTTTCTCTGTCCTG GGAGATCCACAGAATGACAGACACAATGGAAGACCCAAGAGAAGCATATAG
- the si:dkey-12l12.1 gene encoding uncharacterized protein si:dkey-12l12.1 isoform X2: MGFTVWLCLLCLQASLLSHALDCSGGSPADLCVNTQTTDEQVLLRRKRQLEKRGHAYPVHSNLPGVISAKGFPNSLIQADRSRRHLAQAANKKKNKRKSRVGSFSLLSNDKKSNPLQVIRARRQVTNEQPKYGNSGRSEAFSVLGDPQNDRHNGRPKRSI; encoded by the exons ATGGGCTTTACTGTGTGGCTGTGTTTGCTCTGCCTGCAGGCGAGCCTGCTGTCTCATGCGCTTGACTGCTCGGGAGGAAGCCCGGCCGACTTGTGCGTCAACACCCAGACGACGGACGAGCAG GTCCTGCTCAGGCGGAAGAGACAGTTGGAGAAGAGAGGCCACGCCTACCCGGTTCACTCTAACCTTCCTGGAGTAATCTCTGCGAAAGGCTTTCCAAACAGTCTTATCCAG GCTGACAGGTCCAGGCGACACTTGGCTCAAGCAGCgaataagaagaagaacaagcgTAAATCCCGTGTCGGCTCCTTTTCCCTCCTTAGCAACGATAAGAAATCCAACCCCCTACAG GTGATCAGAGCAAGAAGACAGGTGACGAACGAGCAGCCCAAATACGGCAATTCCGGTCGGTCCGAGGCTTTCTCTGTCCTG GGAGATCCACAGAATGACAGACACAATGGAAGACCCAAGAGAAGCATATAG